Within Anolis sagrei isolate rAnoSag1 chromosome X, rAnoSag1.mat, whole genome shotgun sequence, the genomic segment ATGTTGTTTGTTGCTTAAGAGGATGTTCTCCAGGCTTGGCACTGTATATAGTCATAACTCGTGGCTCTTGGTTCTGGGCACATTATATTGCAGTTATAGTATTTCTAGCATAACATGAATACATAAGCTATGTGGTTCTTGGGTAGGATGTGGAATATATATAAGCTCTGTAGTGTCTTCCAGATGAGACACGGAGGATAGAGTGTATTCAGATATTGTTTGTTGCTTAAGAGGGTGTTCTCCAAGTCTGTATAGAGACATAATATCCAATTGTTGGTCCTCGGCACGTAATATTCTAGCATAACATGAAGACATAAGATATAGGGGTCTAGGGTAGgttctggaatatatagcagcTCTATAGTGTCTTCAAGATGAGACACAGAGGATAGAGTGTATTCAGATGTTGTTTGTTGCTTAAGAGGATGTTCTCCAGGCCTGACACTGTATGTAGCCATAACTTGTGGCTGTTGGTCCTAGGCACATAATGTTGcaattatattatttctagcataaCATGAATGCATAAGATATGGGTTTTTTGGGTAGGATCTAGTATATCAGTTATATAGTGTCTTCCAGATGAGACACAGAGGACAGAGTGTATTCAGAAGTTGTGTGTTGCTTAAGAGGATGTTCTCCTAGTCTGGCACTGTACGTAGCCATAACTTCTGGTTCTTGGTTCTGGGCACATAATATTGCAGTTATAGTATTTCTAGCATAACATGAATGCATAAGCTATATGGTTCTTGGGTAGGATCTGGAATATATATCAGCTCTGCAGTGTCTTTCAGATGAGACATGGAGGATATAGTGTATTTAGATGTTGTTTGTTGCTTAAGAGGGTGTTCTCCAAGTCTGGCACTGTATAGAGTCATAACGTCCAATTGTTGGTCCTGGGCACATAATATTCTAGCATAACATGAATTCATAAGATATAGGGGTCTTGGGTAGgttctggaatatatagcagcTCTATAGTGTCTTCAAGATGAGACACAGAGGATAGAGCGTATTCAGATGTTGTTTGTTGCTTAAGAGGGTGTTCTCCGAGTCTGTATAGAGTCATAACGTCCAATTGTTGGTCCTGGGCACATAATATTCTAGCATATCATGAATACATAAGATATAGGGGTCTTGGGTATATATAGCAGCTCTATTGTGTCCTCCAGGTGAGACACAGAGTAGGAAGGCAAGCACACAACAAACAATGACTTTGGCCAAATGAACTACCAAGTCCAGGACTGGTCAAGAGAGAGACCAGTACTTTATAGAGCATCAgaattatatgaatatatatatatataatccaatCCCAGGTATGCTGCACTTCAACCCCCAGCAGGCTTAGTCACTTTGGTCAATGGTCAAAGATGCtggggaactgaaatccaaaacattttgaggACTAGCATTAGGGAGTCAATGGTCTTTTCATGCAATTGTGCCCAaccctttggtcttccagatgtttaggACTCCCAGCAGCCTTAGCTAATGCTTAGctaagtccaaaatatctgaagcaCCAAAGGTAATACATGGTAATCCTCATCTGAGGTCTATGGGACCAGGATAGAGTGTATCCTGATACTGTTTGTTGCTTCAGAGGATGTTCTTCAGGTCTGGCACTGTATAACGTCTGATTGTTGGCCTTGAGCAAACAACAAGCAATAGCTTTGGCCAAAAAAGGATCTCTGTTTTTTACTTCACTTCTCGCAAATTGCGAtaattgaagtccaaaccacttggagggccgaagttggcacATGTCTGCTATGTAGGATCTGAGAGGGCTCTGCAAGCCTGAATCCTGGCCAAGACCACATTTCTACTGACCGCCCTGCTGCTTGGCTCTCCTTCCCACAGAATAGTAAAGGCCAGGTCCCTGCGGATGTGGTGCCAGACCCCATGGACATGACTTTGGACAAGGCGGAGGCGGCCATGATCGCCAAGGAGCTGAAGCAGCTGCTGCTGGACGCCGTGCCCTTGAGCTGCAACCTGCCGAAGGTCACTCTGCCCAACTATGACAACATCCCGGGGAACCTCATGCTCATCTCCCTCGGCCTCAAGCTCGGAGACCGGGTCCTTGTGGATGGGCTGAAGGTAAGGATGGGTTTTCCTTGCGAGttggggtgaactacaactcccaggatgacatAATATTGAGACAAGGCAGTCATGCAAATCGTTCCCATCATATGATTAAGATGAGGCTCAGTTAGAGAAGCCTATTGAGGTATCACCTCTGTTATGGTCCACCTTTACTGTTTATGTTtactgttagccactttgaggtcccttctacactgccatatagtccaaattatcaaagcagatatttatttacagtacttatattttgccctttctcaccctgcaggggagtcaaggcggattacaatgcacatatacatggtaaacattcagtgccattagacatacaacatatatagacatacacagaagcaatttaacattccagctttctggcttcatgagggtatgctcgattccgaccacagggggagctgccgcatCACGGTCTACTTGTGaaactgagtccttgatggagtacttcctcattcttctgcacactgctggaaggtttttatggtgttgtaaattagttaaattagcctccctgcatgaagcggtacctaaatttcctacttatcagatgcaactgtctttcaggctgcataggtcaatagcaagctagactattgggagctcactccgacccgggctggcttcaaaatcatgacctctcggtcagtagtgatttaatgctactaactagctgtgccacagcccggtccttattattatatttatttattcctcaCTTTATCTTTCCTGAAGAGACACAAAGcgacttgacataaaagcatcagcatgcaatttaaaatatacaaacattaaaacagaattaaatataaacacattattattattggagtccctgtggtgcaatgggttaaacccttgtgccagcatgactgctgactgacaggtcagcagttcaaatccgaggagaacaagttgagctccctctgtcagctccagctccccatgcggggacatgagatattgtattgaaatattgtattgaaattggtacatgtcaggagtcaatttccgacggcatgaagacatcacaaattccctccgcgacatcctgactgaattatcctggctgcctcagtcctctctctgtgacattttgaagctagAAGAGGgcactggaaaccttgtattgtaacttgtgaagcaacaagttctactaaggaaactgagaagagggaggagatgggcaggaaaggtgtataaaaggaagtggtggtgggaaaaagtcagtagtgtctttctctGCTGCAGagttacaagcaatatatccatttcaaagcaaaaccggcttgtgagtggtcatttaatattgctatatagatcctacagtcttacaggTACCAAGTGTAAACCATCCCGAGTCGTCTGCAGGTtaagagggacggtatataaatgcagtaaataaataaatgagaggagcctcccacaaggttggtaaaacatcaatcatccaggcatcccctaggcaacgtccttgcagatagccaattctctcacaccagaagtgacttgcagtttctcaagtagctcctgacacaaaatataataataataataataataataataatattattattattattattaatactccgCTTTATCTCCCAAAAAAGACTGAAAGTGACTTGACATAAACTTATCCATATTTCAATAATCTGGatcaaatggcagtgtagaagaccTTAAACTTCTTAAACTTGAGTTTCCTCAATCCTAGACGTGGAAGACGTTGCAGCTTCTAGGCTCCTGGGCACCTTTAgactgatgagagagtcaagttaatgaggattgttgttaatgtgccttcaagtcattttggatttcaggtgaccctaaatctaaagtttagggtgaggGTCAAGCAAATGACCTATGATCAgaggcggctcatccattacgtgaagtaagcggtcgcagaacactttttttgccaggggtgcctggcccgcttcgggtccggaggcgtgtctgaagaccccagcgtgcgcaccaaaagtcgcctcttctcctgactttcttttcagccattgggaccaagagagagagagagagagagcccctccggctggaggtatctcccacctccgctccctcctttgtttttgtgcctaccttcaggaaaggtgggcatctccacctctctctctctctctctctctctctctcggtcccaatggctgaggagaaagtcaggagaagaggtgcacatgccggggtcttcaggcatgcctccggacccaaagtgggccaggtaagggagcaaatgcggcaagtgtagttactgggatgtatagttcacctacaatcaaagagcattctgaactccaccaatgatgcaattgaaccaaatatggcacacagaactcccatgacaaacagaaaatatatatcaatgattggttgggggggggggagcgccaaaatactgttggcttaccgttgaaaattacctagggccgcctctgcctatgaTGACTGCATCCTGAAACCACCAGAGAAGTTCCTttttggaactacaactcccagaattttttTCTAACTATATGTAAGCCCTCCAGTGCAGTTCTATGCACACTTTCTGACCATGGAACCATGGTACGATGCAATTTAATTCACCCGTAACTTGGAGAGCATGCAAAATGTGCCCTTAGACCAGCGTTAGCCCAAGAAAACATTGTGTGATGCATACATGAATATATCATTGCAGGTGGGCACCTTGCGTTTTTGTGGAACCACCGAGTTTGCCAGTGGTCAGTGGGTCGGTGTGGAGCTGGACGAACCTGACGGCAAGAACGACGGCAGCGTGGGAGGAATCCGCTACTTCATTTGCCCTCCAAAGCATGGTAAATGCCACACATGGCTTTCTGCGCACTCTGAACAAGGATCCCTTGCCTTGTTTTCTAATGGCTCGCTCTTCCAGCAAATCGATATTATACCACATCTTCGGGTTCTGTCCACTCTTTTGACCACACAATGCCTCCTCTCTGTATCTTTTTAGCGCCATCTATGGTTCAGTCTTGGAATTGCAGCCTTTAAAATGGTTCCTTTTCAACCATTTCCAGTTTTTGATAGCACTCTGTTCcccaacatattaaaataatcaagTAGAGTTTCTGTTTTGTATCTATCATATTTTCCTTGTTTTTGAACTTTATTAGGTTGAGTCAtgttattgttagctgccttgagttcctatGGGGaaaaagatgggatagaaataataataataataataataataatcatcatcatcatcatcatcatcatcatcatcatctagcacCTGTAaaatgtggccaaccttccctccctctttctctccgttcttttttttttgtctccttccttccctccctctttctctccttctttctttccttccttccctctttttctttcccttcttctttcttccttctctacctgtttcttttctcacttcctttgctctttggttccatccttccttgtctctttccttccttccttccctccctctttctctttttcgttccttctctccttccttccctctttcacttttttatttctttctctccttccttctctacctttctttctttccttccctcctttttcactctttctcttcctctttctctctctccctcctctacccttcttttttccttctttctctccttcgctccttctttccctctttctttctctctttctctccctccttccttccttctctgcccttctttccttccttctgtccttccctccttctttcccttcttcttttcctccttctctccttccttccttctctacccttctttctttccttccctccttctttccctccttctttccctctttctttcactctttatctccttccttctctccttccttccttctctacccttctttctttctttccctccttctttccctctttctctcccgccttctctccttccttccttccttccttccttccttccttccttccttccttctctaccctttttccttctttctgtccttccctccttctttcctttcttctttccctccttctctccctccttctctccttccttccttctctactcttctttctttccttctttctctccttccctccttctctccctccttctctctttcctccctccctttctgcatatgtgttttgtgtgtgtatatgcatagatgtgtgtatatatgtgtatttgtgcatatatatgtagttttgtacatgcattgtaatatatttttaggggggttgctttttaagtcccttctgttgtgtttctcagtgtttttatgagtgatgctcactcattggcctgagaggtgtcttgtgtccaaatttggtgtcacttcccccagtgggttttgagttatgttaatcccacaaacgaacattacatttgtatttatatagatttggctgctgtggtttttaattttcaatatttttttatggATTTTCCATTTTTGTCCAGTCTTTTGACCATACAATAATGCCTTTTGTTTTCTCCTGTATCTCTTTATCGCCATCTATGTTTCAGTCTTGGAATTGCAGATTGTAAAATAGTTCCCCTTTTCAACCATTTCCAGTTTTTGACAGCTCTCTGGTCCCCAACATATTAAATAATCAAGTAGAGTTTCTGTTTTATATCTATCatatttgccttgtttttaatttttattgggttgaataatataatattatttagctGCCTTtttccctatggggagaaaagtgggacaGAAATAacgatgataatggtgatgataatatctagacatttgggaagagCCCAATGTTCAGAGACAAATCCTAGATatttggacctaatgtgcatgtgtgctgtgttgctatgtatgtgtaaatataataatatctgccccctgggttaaaccgctgagctgctgaatttgctgaccaaaaggttggcggttcaaatctggagagcgggatgagctcctgctgttagcaccagcttctgccaatctagtgtCAGGGTCCCTGCATTGGGTCTGGTCGCAGGAGGCAGAAAGACAAACATCCAGTCTCAGGACAAGTACAAAAGCAAGGTTTATTTCGTCATGATCATGAGACGGGCCAGCCGTACCAAACACGCAGGTCTTGGTACTTTCAAGAGGCTGCCGTGCCCAATGTATCTCAGACTTACATTATATAGACAAGATCCTTTGGCACTGCATCAAAAATTACCCAGTTGTGAACTACCACCTAGGCTTAATTTCTTATTTAGCACATTGACTAACTAACTCTTCTAATTCCTTATTTGGCACATTAACTCACTGACCTCTTGTAAATCACATGATTTCTTGACACAAGACCCAAATAGCTCTTTCCCCCCTATATGACACTTTGTCAACTTTTTAGCCTTTTGCCTGAACTGTCTTGTGAAAGTTGTTGATTGCACATGTTTCTTAGGTGCTAACCACAAATGTTCCGGACAAGACGGACCCTTAGTGGAAGCTCATTTCTAAATACAGAGGGGATACTTTTTTTAACTTTGATTTCTCTGGTTTCATGATTATTGCCCTAtcactagcagtttgaaaacatgcaaacgtgagaagatcaataggtaccactttggtagaaaggtaatggcactccattacGTTaccatgacttagatgaagggttagaaggcaggatcatcaagtttgcagaagacaccaaattgggagggagagccaatactccagaggacaggagcaggattcaaaacgatcttgacagattagagagatgatgggccaaaactaacaaaatgaagttcaacagggacaaatgcaagatactccacttaggcagaaaaaacgaaatgcaaagatacagaatgggggacaatgcctggctcgagagcagtacgtgtgaaaaagatcttggagtcctcgtggacaacaagttaaacatgagccaacaatgtgatgtggcggcaaaaaaagccaatgggattttggcctgcatcaagaggagcctagtgtctagatctagggaagtcatgctccccatgctctattccgctttggttagaccactttacctggaatattgtgtccaattctgggcaccacaattcaagagagatattgacaagctggaatgtgtccagaggagggcgactaaaatgatcaagggtctggagaacaagccctatgaggagcggcttaaggaggtgggcatgcttagcctgaagaagagaaggatgagaggagatatgagagtcatgtataaatatgtgagaggaagccacagggaggagggagcaagcttgttttctgcttccttggagactaggacgcaatggaacaatggcttcaaactacaagaaaggagattccatctgaacatgaggaagaacttcttgactgagagccgttcagcagtggaactctctgccccggagtgtggtggaggctccttctttggaggcttttaaacagaggctggatggccatctgtcggggtgatttgaatgcaatattcctgcttcttggcagaatggggttggactggatggcccatgaggtctctcccaactctttgattctatgattctatgctggccatatgaccttggtggtgtctatggacaacgccgactcttcggcttggaaatagagatgagcaccagcccccagagttggacaggactagacttaatgtcttcCTGACGGcctaccagctgtcaggaattgtgggaattgaagtcccaaacactcggagggccgaagttggcccatgcctgggctggAGCTTCCAAAGCATGCAGTTGTTTAGACTCTTCTCAAAAATGTCCAGAGAACGAGATCCGAATTCCTCCCTAAACaatgttcttcttcttctctgccaTTGCAGGAGTGTTTGCCTCGGTGTCCAAGATCACCAAAGCGGCTGACCAGACCCCTTCCTCGGTCACTTCCACCCCTCGGACCCCACGGATGGACTTCTCCCGCATGACCGCCAAGGGACGCAAGGAGAAGGACAAAGACAAGAAAGGTGGGGTTCCTAGCACTTGTTTCCCagctgtcataataataataataacaacaacaataataacaacaactatagtgaaactacaactcccagtattccatagcactgagtcatttaaaggggtgtcaaaccatacgcccttagtaaaactgcagctcccaggatctgatagcactgagccatggtagttcaagtgggtGTCAAACCATACTCCCttactaaaactacaactcccagtattgcaTAGTATTCAGCCATTTAAAGGGGCGTCAAATCATATGCCCTTAGTAAAACTGCAGCTCCAAGGATCTGATAGCActaagccatagcagttcaagtgaggTCAAGCTGTGCCCCCTtagtaaaagtacaactcccataagcTATTGCATATAAAGGGGTGCCCAGCCATATGCCCTTagtaaatctacaactcccaggattccatagcattgagctgtttaaaggggtgtcaaaccataagcccttagtaaaactacaactttcaggattcGATAGCATTAAGCTATTAcatataaaggggggggggtcaaaccatatgcccttagtaaaactgcaactcccaggattcgatagcattgagccattgaaaggggtgtcaaaccataagcccttagtaaaactacaacttccaggattcgaTAGCATTAAGCTATTAcatataaaggggggggggtcaaaccATATGCCCTTagtataactacaactcccaggattcgaaagCATTAAGCTATTACATATAAAGGAGGGGGGGTAAAACTATATGCCcttagtaaaactgcaactcccaggattcgaaagCATTAAGCTATTAcatataaaggggggggggggtcaaaccaTATGCCCTTagtataactacaactcccaggattcgatagcattgcgcaatttaaaggggtgtcaaaccataagcccttagtaaaactacaacttccaggattcgaTAGCATTAAGCTATTACATATAAAGGAGGGGGTAAAACTATATGCCcttagtaaaactgcaactcccaggattcgatagcattgagccattgaaaGGGGTGTCCATCCAtatgcccttagtaaaactaaaactcccaggattcgatagcattgagccatttaaaggggtgtcaaaccatCTACCCTtagtcagactacaactcccatcagctacTGCATATAAAGGGGTGTCCAGCTATATGCCCTTAGTAAatccacaactcccaggattccatagcatcgagctgTTTAAAGGGGTGTACAACCAtatgcccttagtaaaactaaaactcccaggattcgatagcattgagccatttaaaggggtgtcaaaccatCTACCCTtagtcagactacaactcccatcagctacTGCATATAAAGGGGTGTCCAGCTATATGCCCTTAGTAAatccacaactcccaggattccatagcatcgagctgTTTAAAGGGGTGTACAACCAtatgcccttagtaaaactacaactcccaggattcgatagAATTAAGCTATTGCATATAAAGAGGTGTCCAACCAtatgcccttagtaaaactacaactcccaggattcgatagcatTAAGCTATTGCATTTAAAGGGGTGTCAAGCTGTGCTCCCttcgtgaaactacaactccccggagtctatagcattgagccttggttGTCTTTCCCAGCTCTGAGGAAGAAGTCCCTCTCCGTGGGCAGCCTGGACCGCGAAGGCTTGAAGATCGAGATCGGGGACCAAGTGCTGGTGGCCGGGCAGAAGCAAGGTCTCATCCGCTTCTATGGGAAGACCGACTTTGCCCCAGGTAAGAAGGACAGGTGGGCCGGGCGGAGACCTTCCCAAGCCTTTTCTCATCTCTTACACTATGTTCCTGGGtcatcaatgtcatttcctaattggatctatCATGGAAACAcgggaaaagttgattaaacttcCAAAACTTTATATTTGCGGGAGGGACGTCATTCTGCAGTCTCAACCAATTTGACGTAGTTTATGGCACAAAAACaacgtttctggagtagaacaactactttcgaagtaaggaccgcacaattaaacaggaaataacacttgcaaaccaggaacaaaacagAAATGTTTATATTCCTTCTTTTCCAGGCTATTGGTTCGGCATTGAGCTGGACAAACCCACCGGGAAACACGACGGTTCGGTCTTCGGGGTCCGATATTTCACTTGCGCCCCAAAACACGGGGTCTTTGCGCCTCCTTCCCGGGTTCAGAGGTGAGTGGATTCCTTATTTCTGAGggtccccagaggccatctagtccgccCCCTTACTTATTTGCAAAAACATAggaaatattgggttgttgtaggtttattgcttatttttgttatgagtttttattttattgttttgtattatttgttgttattgtttttattattgttgtgttatgggctcggcctcatgtaagccacaccgagtcccttgggagatggtagcggggtataaataaataaataaataataataataataataataattattattattattattattattaaggtactGATTTGATGATCCTAATCCTAAATTGCATGGTACCAATTTCATTTAATGGTTTGTCTTACATTGGGAGTTAATGGTGGTTGTCTGTGTTGCAGAATCGGAGGCCCGAAGGATGCTCAGGATGGCAATTCGGCAAAGAAGGTCCACCAAGTCACAAGTATGGATTTGTTTCTCATTGCCGTTCCTTTGCATTGGGATTATTATGATTGGGATTAGGATTGGGACGAAATATTTgcaagagttgggttgttgtaggttttttcgggctatatggccatgttctagaggcattttctcctgacgtttcacctgcatctatggcaagcatcctcagaggtagtgaggtctgttggaagtacgaaaaagggtttatatatctgtggaatgaccagagtgggacaaaggactcttgtctgctggagctaggtgtgaatgtttcaattagcatttgattgcctggcag encodes:
- the LOC137094973 gene encoding CAP-Gly domain-containing linker protein 3 isoform X1, translating into MTKDDSAELPSEEDHHPLEFQSPVLERRKKPIVHPSAPAPLPKDYAFTFFDPNDPACQEILYDPITTVPELFAIIRQWVPQVQHKIDIIGNEILKRGCHVNDRDGLTDMTLLHYACKAGAHGVGDPASAVRLSNQLLALGADVTLRSRWTNMNALHYAAYFDVPELIRILLKASKPKDPCFIQNLTYFLNSTCSDFNHGTALHIAASNLCLGAVKCLLEHGANPAVRNSKGQVPADVVPDPMDMTLDKAEAAMIAKELKQLLLDAVPLSCNLPKVTLPNYDNIPGNLMLISLGLKLGDRVLVDGLKVGTLRFCGTTEFASGQWVGVELDEPDGKNDGSVGGIRYFICPPKHGVFASVSKITKAADQTPSSVTSTPRTPRMDFSRMTAKGRKEKDKDKKALRKKSLSVGSLDREGLKIEIGDQVLVAGQKQGLIRFYGKTDFAPGYWFGIELDKPTGKHDGSVFGVRYFTCAPKHGVFAPPSRVQRIGGPKDAQDGNSAKKVHQVTISQPKRNFTAVRTPKDITSESSISRLLFCCWFPWMLRAEMQS
- the LOC137094973 gene encoding CAP-Gly domain-containing linker protein 3 isoform X2; the protein is MTKDDSAELPSEEDHHPLEFQSPVLERRKKPIVHPSAPAPLPKDYAFTFFDPNDPACQEILYDPITTVPELFAIIRQWVPQVQHKIDIIGNEILKRGCHVNDRDGLTDMTLLHYACKAGAHGVGDPASAVRLSNQLLALGADVTLRSRWTNMNALHYAAYFDVPELIRILLKASKPKVLNSTCSDFNHGTALHIAASNLCLGAVKCLLEHGANPAVRNSKGQVPADVVPDPMDMTLDKAEAAMIAKELKQLLLDAVPLSCNLPKVTLPNYDNIPGNLMLISLGLKLGDRVLVDGLKVGTLRFCGTTEFASGQWVGVELDEPDGKNDGSVGGIRYFICPPKHGVFASVSKITKAADQTPSSVTSTPRTPRMDFSRMTAKGRKEKDKDKKALRKKSLSVGSLDREGLKIEIGDQVLVAGQKQGLIRFYGKTDFAPGYWFGIELDKPTGKHDGSVFGVRYFTCAPKHGVFAPPSRVQRIGGPKDAQDGNSAKKVHQVTISQPKRNFTAVRTPKDITSESSISRLLFCCWFPWMLRAEMQS